From a region of the Natator depressus isolate rNatDep1 chromosome 15, rNatDep2.hap1, whole genome shotgun sequence genome:
- the RNF185 gene encoding E3 ubiquitin-protein ligase RNF185, whose amino-acid sequence MASKGPTASTSTENSSTGGTSGSSSSNGAGDNTNQDSTFECNICLDTAKDAVISLCGHLFCWPCLHQWLETRPNRQVCPVCKAGISRDKVIPLYGRGSTGQQDPREKTPPRPQGQRPEPENRGGFQGFGFGDGGFQMSFGIGAFPFGIFATAFNINDGRPPPAVPGTPQYVDEQFLSRLFLFVALVIMFWLLIA is encoded by the exons ATGGCAAGTAAAGGGCCCACGGCGTCTACATCCACTGAAAACTCCAGTACCGGAGGGAccagtggcagcagcagtagTAATGGTGCTGGGGACAATACTAATCAGGACAGCACTTTTGAATGCAACATCTGTTTAGACACTGCCAAGGATGCGGTTATCAGTCTCTGTGGGCACCTCTTCTG TTGGCCTTGTTTACACCAG tGGTTAGAGACCAGGCCAAACAGGCAGGTGTGTCCAGTATGTAAAGCAGGAATCAGTCGAGATAAAGTTATTCCTCTGTATGGAAGGGGTAGTACTGGGCAGCAGGACCCCAG AGAAAAAACTCCACCACGACCACAGGGACAGAGACCTGAACCAGAGAATAGAGGG gGATTCCAGGGCTTTGGGTTTGGAGATGGTGGCTTCCAAATGTCATTTGGAATTGGGGCATTTCCCTTTGGTATATTTGCCACAGCATTCAACATAAATGATGGGCGGCCTCCACCAG CTGTTCCAGGGACTCCCCAGTATGTGGATGAGCAGTTCCTATCCCGCCTCTTCCTGTTTGTGGCTCTGGTGATCATGTTCTGGCTGTTGATTGCATAA